The following DNA comes from Raphanus sativus cultivar WK10039 unplaced genomic scaffold, ASM80110v3 Scaffold6258, whole genome shotgun sequence.
GCTCTTCTTACACTCCACCGGAGGACTCTTCGAGCCACGACGTTAAGCAACTGTCGAAAGGACCATGAAGAAGTACTCTGATAACATGATGCGTTTTCTCGAAGGCATCAGCTCTCGCTTGTCACAGCTTGAACTCTACTGCTACAACCTTGATAAGACTATTGGTGAGATGCGATCTGATTTGACTCGTGATAACGAGGAGGCTGATGTTAAGCTTAGATCTATGGACAAACATCTTCAAGAGGTTTTTGTGTTTTGCAATGCTTTTTAAAGTccttttttggttaattttacTTCTGAATCAGCGATGGATGTTTTTGATGTAGGTGAATAGGTCGGTTCAGGTTCTTAGAGACAAACAAGAGCGAGCTGATACGCAGAAAGAGCTAGCGAGGCTTCAACTTGTGCAGAAAgattcatcttcctcttcaCATGGTGAGGAGCGGGTTGCGACGCCTGTTCCAGAGCCAGAGAAGAGCGACAACACCTCAGATGCACACAACAACCAGCTCGCACTTGCTTTGCGTCACCAAATAGCACCACGCCACCACTGCAGCCACAGCCACAGCCACAACACCAGCAGTATTACATGCCTCCTACTACACAGCTTCAAAACACACCTCCACCAGCGCCTGTTCATGCGCCACCATCTCAACCTCAAGCACCACAGCGCAGGCTCAGTTCATGCCCCCACCTCCTGCTCCATCCCACCCAGCTCAGCCCAAGCTCAGTCATTCCCGCAGTACCAGCAAAACTGGCCTCCTCAGCCGCAGGCGAGGCTACAGTCAAGCGGAGCTTACCCTACATACTTGCATGCGCCACCAAGCAACCAATCTCCAGTTGAACAGTTGCCAAGCAGCATGCAGATGCAATCGCCATACGCTGGACCTCCTCAACAGTCGATGCAAACTTACGGATACGGTGCACCGCCACCACAGGCTCCGCAGCAGACAAAGATGTCTTATAACCCCCAGACAGGCGATGGTTATCTACCCGCGgggcctcctcctcctcccggGTATA
Coding sequences within:
- the LOC130507832 gene encoding LOW QUALITY PROTEIN: uncharacterized protein LOC130507832 (The sequence of the model RefSeq protein was modified relative to this genomic sequence to represent the inferred CDS: inserted 3 bases in 3 codons; added 268 bases not found in genome assembly), with translation MASGRVNSGFDFGSDDILRTYDDFTNQDSSNGSNSDPAISATNFNKEFNKTRMARSSVFPTSSYSPPEDSLSQDLTATVERTMKKYTDNVMRFLEGISSRLSQLELYCYNLDKTIGEMRSDLTRDNEEADVKLRSMDKHLQEVNRSVQVLRDKQERADTQKELARLQLVQKDSSSSSHGEERVATPVPEPEKSDNTSDAHNNQLALALRHQIAPXPPLQPQPQPQHQQYYMPPTTQLQNTPPPAPVHAPPSQPQAPXAQAQFMPPPPAPSHPXSAQAQSFPQYQQNWPPQPQARLQSSGAYPTYLHAPPSNQSPVEQLPSSMQMQSPYAGPPQQSMQTYGYGAPPPQAPQQTKMSYNPQTGDGYLPAGPPPPPGYTNAMYESGRMQYPPPAQQHQQQQVHYMQGPQGGGYAPQQHQADGGNTGTPPPVLRSKYGELIEKLVSMGFRGDHVMAVIQRMEESGQAIDFNALLDRLNVQSSSGGPPRGW